A genomic region of Nostoc sp. UHCC 0702 contains the following coding sequences:
- a CDS encoding PEP-CTERM sorting domain-containing protein (PEP-CTERM proteins occur, often in large numbers, in the proteomes of bacteria that also encode an exosortase, a predicted intramembrane cysteine proteinase. The presence of a PEP-CTERM domain at a protein's C-terminus predicts cleavage within the sorting domain, followed by covalent anchoring to some some component of the (usually Gram-negative) cell surface. Many PEP-CTERM proteins exhibit an unusual sequence composition that includes large numbers of potential glycosylation sites. Expression of one such protein has been shown restore the ability of a bacterium to form floc, a type of biofilm.), whose product MKLVPQLVLVAAGFAVGFATVNVKSASAAIINYTFTVESPLKRGNGFFSFDDLNFNNEYNQGATVNSLSFKFDDDSNIYTEQDDLDYPDFPIVYLTDFSTGKTSLALNYLFDDKANPASSLRYEIAGEDFTIFSAISSDVSFVSGRVRYTKVPEPTTLISTILACSFGLMVNQKTKLIKKLKV is encoded by the coding sequence ATGAAATTAGTTCCACAGTTAGTGTTAGTTGCTGCTGGTTTTGCTGTGGGTTTTGCTACTGTAAATGTAAAATCTGCTTCTGCGGCAATTATTAATTACACTTTCACTGTTGAAAGTCCCTTAAAGAGGGGTAATGGCTTTTTTAGTTTTGATGATTTAAATTTCAATAATGAATATAACCAAGGAGCAACAGTTAACTCACTTTCTTTCAAATTTGATGATGACTCTAATATTTATACTGAACAAGATGATCTTGACTATCCAGATTTTCCTATTGTCTATTTAACTGATTTTTCCACAGGCAAAACATCTTTAGCATTAAACTACCTGTTCGATGATAAAGCTAATCCCGCCAGTTCCTTACGTTACGAAATTGCTGGTGAGGATTTTACTATTTTCTCTGCAATCTCTTCTGATGTTTCTTTTGTATCTGGGAGAGTTAGATATACCAAAGTACCTGAACCGACAACTCTAATTAGCACTATCCTTGCTTGTAGCTTTGGCTTAATGGTGAATCAAAAGACAAAATTAATAAAAAAGCTTAAAGTCTAA
- a CDS encoding YqeG family HAD IIIA-type phosphatase produces MTWNKFLQPDLILEGSVLNLTPHIIQQYGLKGLVLDVDETLVPMRIGIASSELQQWVKEIRRCAALCLVSNNLSEARIGGIARSLNLPYYLGAAKPSRRKIRAALKGMNLPVQQVAMVGDRLFTDVLAGNRLGMFTILVEPIVHPDVALRSHPIRNFEVWISEFLGASITPERNKIHKN; encoded by the coding sequence ATGACCTGGAACAAGTTCTTACAGCCTGACTTGATTTTAGAAGGTTCCGTGTTGAACCTAACACCACACATTATTCAACAATACGGGCTGAAGGGGCTGGTATTGGATGTAGATGAAACTTTAGTACCTATGAGAATAGGGATAGCTTCGTCAGAATTACAACAGTGGGTAAAGGAAATCCGTCGTTGTGCAGCGCTGTGTTTGGTGAGCAATAACCTGAGTGAAGCACGCATTGGTGGCATTGCCCGCTCTCTTAACCTGCCATATTACTTAGGCGCTGCCAAGCCTTCACGACGCAAAATTAGAGCAGCACTCAAGGGCATGAATTTGCCAGTACAGCAAGTGGCGATGGTAGGCGATCGCTTGTTTACCGATGTCCTAGCAGGTAATCGCTTAGGTATGTTTACCATTTTAGTCGAACCAATCGTCCATCCTGATGTAGCTCTGCGCTCTCATCCCATACGCAATTTTGAAGTTTGGATTTCTGAATTCTTGGGAGCCTCAATTACTCCCGAACGCAATAAAATTCACAAAAATTGA
- a CDS encoding alkaline phosphatase, translating into MADYRNFGQLLQTRIKRRNLIIGAGAFTGLAIANQFPVSRAIATGRFSDYPFKLGVASGDPDDTSVVIWTRLAPEPLEGGGMPPVNVPIRYEVATDASMKRIVSRGTVLATPELAHSVRVVVEGLVPDSWYWYRFNVGNEASPVGRTRTAPTPGSYSNSLKFALASCQHYEQGFYTAYKYMALDDLDLVVHVGDYIYEGGITTNVNNPRRHNSSEITTLEAYRNRHALYKTDINLQAAHAAFPWIVTWDDHEVENNYANDISEVDSEPDQDRAIFLQRRAIAYQAYYEHMPLRPFSRPVGPDMQLYRRLNFGNLATFHVLDTRQYRTDQPCGDGTKERCPENFDPQATITGKAQEEWLYDGLDKSTAKWNVLAQQVIIAQRDTTLGPVGTYSMDKWDGYLASRDRLMRFLEQRKPSNPVALTGDVHNNWAIDLKADFDNPESAIVGSEFVCTSITSGGNGADTNSTVSAYLPENPHIKFYNNQRGYVRCSLTSTTWKTDYLVLSVVTTPNGTISNRASFIVQDGSPGILPA; encoded by the coding sequence ATGGCAGATTACCGCAATTTTGGGCAGTTACTACAAACTCGCATCAAACGACGTAACTTAATTATCGGGGCAGGAGCATTTACTGGTTTAGCGATCGCCAATCAATTTCCTGTATCCAGAGCGATCGCCACAGGCAGATTTTCCGATTATCCTTTTAAGCTAGGTGTGGCATCAGGCGATCCCGATGACACCAGTGTAGTTATCTGGACTCGTTTGGCACCTGAACCTTTAGAGGGTGGGGGAATGCCACCTGTAAATGTGCCAATTCGCTACGAAGTAGCAACTGATGCCAGTATGAAGCGAATTGTCTCTAGAGGCACAGTATTAGCAACACCAGAACTAGCTCACTCAGTCCGAGTCGTAGTAGAGGGACTTGTGCCTGATAGTTGGTACTGGTATCGGTTTAATGTGGGTAATGAAGCTAGTCCAGTTGGTCGCACTCGTACCGCACCTACACCCGGTAGCTACTCCAACAGTTTGAAGTTTGCTTTAGCATCCTGCCAACACTATGAGCAAGGATTCTATACTGCTTACAAATACATGGCTCTTGATGACCTCGACTTGGTAGTTCATGTTGGTGACTATATATATGAAGGCGGTATTACCACCAATGTCAATAACCCTAGACGGCACAACAGCTCCGAAATTACCACATTGGAGGCTTACCGCAATCGTCATGCCCTTTACAAAACTGATATCAATCTCCAAGCAGCTCATGCAGCTTTTCCCTGGATTGTTACCTGGGATGACCACGAAGTAGAAAACAACTACGCCAACGATATTTCAGAAGTTGATAGTGAGCCAGACCAAGATAGAGCAATTTTCCTACAACGGCGAGCAATTGCTTATCAGGCTTACTACGAACATATGCCTCTGCGTCCTTTCTCCCGACCAGTAGGCCCCGATATGCAGCTTTATCGTAGGTTAAACTTTGGTAATCTGGCTACATTCCATGTCTTAGATACCCGCCAATACCGGACTGATCAACCCTGTGGTGATGGTACCAAAGAGCGTTGCCCAGAAAATTTTGATCCACAAGCAACAATTACCGGCAAAGCACAAGAAGAGTGGTTGTATGATGGGCTAGATAAATCAACTGCTAAATGGAATGTTTTAGCACAACAGGTAATCATTGCTCAAAGAGATACAACACTAGGGCCAGTCGGCACTTATAGCATGGATAAATGGGATGGTTATTTAGCTTCCCGCGATCGCTTGATGCGTTTCTTAGAACAGCGCAAACCATCTAATCCAGTAGCTTTAACAGGTGATGTTCATAATAACTGGGCAATAGATCTCAAAGCAGACTTCGATAACCCAGAATCTGCGATCGTTGGTAGTGAATTCGTTTGTACTTCAATCACTTCCGGCGGTAATGGTGCAGATACTAACTCCACAGTCTCAGCTTACTTACCAGAAAACCCTCACATTAAGTTCTACAACAATCAACGGGGATATGTCCGTTGTTCTTTAACTTCCACAACTTGGAAGACAGATTATTTAGTACTGTCTGTTGTTACAACCCCCAATGGCACAATTAGTAACCGTGCTTCGTTTATCGTTCAAGACGGTAGTCCGGGGATACTCCCAGCTTGA
- a CDS encoding GNAT family N-acetyltransferase: protein MAARIKMTSILPRNLSVVIRPIQYRDLDGIERLTQESSNDPTSQGASFDTRQMQGLRRWYGLLKCLSWFPNPLQYQFCAYVAEQGRMLLGMIQVSPFNRTRSTWRVDQVMLDRAADKQGIGSQLLRHCFESILEARTWLLEVNVNDKDALALYRQNGFQRLAEMTYWEIDPQLLRELAQAEPDLPNLLPVSNADAQLLYQLDTASMPPLVRQVFDRNIRDFKTSLFGALSDAVKQWVTKIEVVSGYVFEPQRKAAIGYFQIQLDRKGESPHVATLTVHPAYTWLYPELLSQLARIAQDFPQQGLQLASSDYQAEREEYLERIGAKRIEHTLIMSRSVWHKLRESKFVSLEGIQWTEVLQGLQPARKPIPGGMSWGQQRQLPSSDRPVPTKSESVNFACNNANNEISCQSESPDVKQEN from the coding sequence ATGGCAGCTCGAATCAAAATGACTTCAATACTTCCTCGAAATCTCAGCGTTGTCATCCGTCCAATCCAATACCGGGATTTGGATGGAATTGAGCGACTAACTCAAGAGTCATCAAATGACCCCACATCTCAAGGGGCTAGCTTCGACACACGCCAGATGCAAGGGCTGCGCCGCTGGTATGGGTTGCTCAAATGTTTGAGTTGGTTCCCCAACCCATTACAGTATCAGTTCTGTGCCTATGTAGCAGAGCAAGGGCGTATGCTTCTAGGAATGATTCAAGTGTCGCCGTTTAACCGTACACGTAGCACTTGGCGAGTTGACCAGGTAATGCTAGATCGTGCTGCCGATAAGCAAGGAATTGGCTCACAACTTTTACGCCATTGCTTTGAGTCGATTTTAGAAGCTCGTACCTGGTTATTAGAAGTCAATGTTAATGATAAAGACGCACTGGCACTTTATCGCCAAAATGGATTTCAGCGTCTGGCAGAAATGACCTACTGGGAAATTGACCCGCAATTGTTGAGGGAATTGGCACAAGCAGAGCCAGATTTGCCCAATCTCCTACCAGTCAGTAATGCCGATGCTCAGTTGCTTTATCAATTAGATACAGCATCAATGCCGCCTTTGGTGCGTCAGGTGTTCGATCGCAATATCCGCGACTTTAAAACCAGTTTGTTCGGTGCTTTATCTGATGCCGTCAAACAATGGGTAACGAAAATAGAAGTGGTGAGTGGGTATGTTTTTGAACCCCAACGCAAAGCAGCTATCGGCTACTTTCAGATACAACTTGACCGTAAAGGTGAATCTCCTCATGTGGCAACATTGACGGTTCACCCTGCTTATACCTGGCTGTATCCAGAGTTGCTTTCTCAACTGGCTCGCATTGCTCAAGATTTTCCCCAGCAAGGGTTACAATTGGCTTCGTCAGACTACCAGGCAGAACGAGAAGAATATTTAGAACGAATTGGGGCAAAGCGTATAGAACATACGTTGATTATGTCTCGCTCAGTTTGGCACAAGCTGCGGGAGTCTAAATTTGTCTCTTTAGAAGGAATTCAGTGGACAGAGGTGCTACAAGGTCTACAACCCGCACGTAAACCCATACCAGGTGGGATGTCATGGGGACAACAAAGGCAACTACCATCTTCAGATAGACCTGTGCCAACTAAATCAGAATCTGTGAACTTTGCATGTAACAACGCAAACAATGAGATATCTTGCCAGTCTGAGTCACCAGATGTCAAGCAGGAGAATTAA
- a CDS encoding 4-hydroxybenzoate solanesyltransferase, whose protein sequence is MLSTPERNQEPVWLVIIRLLRWHKPEGRLILMIPALWAVFLAANGKPPLPLVGVIVLGTLATSAAGCVINDLWDRDIDPQVERTRDRPLASRALSIKVGIGVGIVALSCAAVLAFYLNALSFWLSVAAVPVILLYPGAKRVFPVPQLVLSIAWGFAVLISWSAVTKTLSQPTWILWGATVLWTLGFDTVYALSDREDDRRIGVNSSALFFGNYASLAIGIFFAGTILLLAWLGVLIHLELAFWISLAIATIGWGWQYLQLNKKDLPNPAYAEMFRQNVWIGFILLAGMIAGSL, encoded by the coding sequence ATGTTGAGTACGCCAGAACGCAACCAGGAACCTGTGTGGCTTGTGATTATTCGACTTCTGCGGTGGCATAAACCAGAAGGGCGTTTAATCTTAATGATTCCTGCGCTTTGGGCTGTGTTTTTAGCAGCCAATGGAAAACCGCCTTTACCTTTGGTTGGTGTGATTGTCTTGGGTACTCTTGCTACCAGTGCAGCTGGGTGTGTGATCAATGATTTGTGGGATAGAGATATTGATCCACAAGTTGAAAGAACACGCGATCGGCCCCTCGCTTCCCGCGCCCTTTCTATAAAAGTTGGTATTGGGGTTGGTATAGTAGCACTATCATGTGCGGCAGTTCTTGCTTTTTATCTTAACGCACTCAGCTTTTGGTTATCTGTAGCAGCCGTGCCTGTCATTTTGCTTTATCCGGGTGCAAAGCGGGTGTTTCCAGTACCCCAGCTAGTTCTGTCAATTGCTTGGGGTTTTGCTGTGTTGATTAGCTGGAGTGCGGTGACAAAAACCCTTTCTCAACCGACTTGGATACTTTGGGGTGCGACTGTACTGTGGACATTGGGATTTGATACTGTATATGCTTTGAGCGATCGCGAAGATGACCGGCGCATTGGAGTTAATTCTAGTGCTTTATTTTTTGGTAATTACGCCTCTTTAGCAATTGGAATTTTCTTTGCTGGCACAATTTTATTATTGGCTTGGTTAGGTGTTTTGATCCACCTTGAGCTTGCTTTCTGGATTAGCCTGGCAATTGCTACTATCGGCTGGGGTTGGCAGTATTTGCAATTAAATAAAAAAGACTTACCTAACCCTGCTTATGCTGAGATGTTCCGGCAAAATGTCTGGATTGGTTTTATCTTACTTGCTGGCATGATTGCAGGTTCTTTGTAA
- a CDS encoding VOC family protein has protein sequence MSDFGFTHVALEISDIDKSISFYEKYAAMEVVHRRTDPTTQVDVAWISDLTRPFVIVLIQVPKVQGKLLPASHLGVACKTREEVDHLCDEALSEGVLLEGPNDWGHPVGYWAFIQDPDGHTLEISYGQEISFTVTQASQQG, from the coding sequence ATGTCTGATTTTGGTTTTACTCACGTTGCACTGGAAATCAGCGATATCGACAAAAGTATTTCGTTTTACGAAAAGTATGCCGCGATGGAAGTAGTACATCGTCGCACAGATCCCACAACTCAAGTAGATGTCGCTTGGATTAGTGATTTAACTCGACCATTCGTCATTGTGCTGATTCAAGTGCCTAAAGTACAAGGCAAACTCTTACCTGCATCCCATCTCGGTGTCGCCTGTAAAACCCGTGAGGAAGTTGATCATCTTTGTGATGAGGCGCTGTCAGAGGGTGTGCTGCTAGAAGGGCCAAATGACTGGGGTCATCCTGTCGGTTACTGGGCTTTTATCCAAGATCCTGATGGTCATACCCTGGAAATTTCCTATGGTCAGGAAATTAGTTTTACCGTGACCCAAGCCAGCCAGCAAGGTTAA
- a CDS encoding cytochrome, whose protein sequence is MRKTVVGVMGPGEKATKNDLQNAYELGKGAKSGKGLTIGILPNSDQTGISEAVDIAIFTDMGNARNNINILSSDVVIACGMGAGTASEIALALKAKKQVILLTDDVESKSFFQSMSPENVYIVESVADAIATIKAILKNQNL, encoded by the coding sequence ATGAGGAAAACTGTTGTTGGGGTGATGGGGCCTGGAGAAAAGGCTACAAAAAACGATTTGCAGAATGCCTATGAACTTGGTAAGGGTGCAAAATCGGGCAAGGGTTTAACTATTGGCATTCTTCCCAACAGTGATCAAACTGGTATTTCTGAAGCAGTAGATATTGCAATTTTCACAGACATGGGGAATGCTCGCAATAATATTAATATTCTCTCCAGTGATGTGGTGATTGCTTGTGGTATGGGTGCAGGAACAGCTTCAGAAATTGCCTTGGCTTTGAAAGCAAAAAAGCAAGTAATTTTGTTGACTGACGATGTAGAAAGCAAAAGTTTCTTTCAAAGCATGTCGCCAGAAAATGTGTATATTGTAGAAAGTGTAGCGGATGCGATCGCTACTATCAAAGCAATTTTAAAAAATCAAAATTTGTAG
- a CDS encoding cytochrome P450, protein MITHQKNSLNNVNFQLPNGSQTIPLFQTLRAIFQPIELLESSHERYGDIFMSNFSVLPPQLIISSPQAIQEIFTADSKLFDSGSGNSLLQPLVGANSVILLDGDRHSQQRKLLMPTFHGERMRAYGQAICEITQQAISQWTIGQEFIARPQMQNISLQVILKTVFGLKQGERYQQIKQVLIAMLDTFNSPWKSSLLFFKFLQKDLGAWSPWGNYIRQRQRLDELVYQEIHERRTQGELAGDDILSLLMSSRDEKGEPMTDVELRDELMTMLFAGHETTAIALAWALYWIHYIPEVREKLLQELNSIDVKNANPTTIAQLPYLNAVCSETLRIYPIAFFSLPRILRDDMQLFGYYLPKGMYLSVCIYLTHHRPDIYPEPKQFRPERFLERQFSPYEFLPFGGGNRRCIGMAFAMFEMKLVLATILSRYSLQLLESRPLLPVRRGLVFTPAGGVHLMVKEKY, encoded by the coding sequence ATGATTACCCACCAAAAGAATTCTTTAAATAACGTCAATTTTCAACTTCCAAATGGTTCGCAAACAATACCACTATTTCAAACATTGCGGGCAATTTTCCAGCCCATTGAGTTACTAGAAAGCTCTCATGAACGCTACGGGGACATTTTTATGTCCAATTTTAGTGTCTTACCTCCTCAACTGATTATTAGTAGTCCCCAAGCCATTCAGGAAATTTTCACGGCTGATTCCAAGCTGTTTGATTCTGGTTCGGGAAACTCACTTCTTCAACCTTTGGTAGGGGCAAATTCAGTGATATTGCTAGATGGCGATCGCCACTCGCAACAGCGTAAACTTTTGATGCCAACTTTTCATGGTGAACGGATGCGGGCTTACGGTCAGGCCATTTGTGAAATTACACAGCAGGCGATTAGTCAGTGGACTATTGGGCAAGAATTTATCGCCCGTCCCCAAATGCAAAATATTTCTTTACAAGTGATTTTAAAAACTGTTTTTGGTTTAAAACAAGGAGAACGTTACCAACAAATCAAGCAAGTTTTAATTGCTATGTTGGATACTTTTAATTCTCCTTGGAAATCTAGCCTACTCTTTTTCAAATTCCTCCAAAAAGATTTAGGTGCTTGGAGTCCTTGGGGAAATTATATCCGGCAAAGACAGCGACTTGATGAACTAGTTTACCAAGAAATTCACGAGCGTCGCACTCAAGGGGAATTGGCAGGTGATGATATCCTCAGCTTGTTAATGTCATCTCGTGATGAAAAAGGTGAACCTATGACTGATGTTGAGTTGCGCGATGAGTTAATGACTATGCTATTTGCTGGGCATGAAACTACAGCGATCGCTCTTGCTTGGGCTTTATATTGGATTCACTATATTCCAGAAGTCCGCGAAAAACTTCTGCAAGAACTTAACTCTATTGATGTCAAGAATGCTAATCCCACAACAATTGCTCAACTGCCTTATTTGAATGCTGTCTGTTCTGAAACTTTGCGAATTTATCCAATTGCTTTCTTTAGTTTGCCGCGAATTTTGCGAGATGATATGCAATTGTTCGGCTACTATTTACCAAAAGGGATGTATTTATCTGTTTGCATTTATTTGACTCACCATCGCCCCGATATCTACCCTGAACCTAAGCAGTTTAGACCAGAACGCTTTTTAGAACGTCAATTTTCTCCTTATGAATTTTTACCTTTCGGGGGTGGTAATCGCCGCTGTATTGGTATGGCGTTTGCTATGTTTGAAATGAAGTTAGTTCTGGCGACTATTTTATCGCGTTACTCACTACAACTTTTGGAGTCTCGTCCGCTTTTACCTGTTCGTCGTGGTTTGGTATTTACACCAGCCGGTGGTGTGCATTTGATGGTGAAAGAGAAATATTAG
- the proB gene encoding glutamate 5-kinase, translating to MTKTIVVKIGTSSLTQPGTGQLALSTIATLVETLCYLRQQDHRVILVSSGAVGVGCARLGLTERPKAIALKQAVAAVGQGRLMRVYDDLFTTLQQPIAQVLLTRSDLVQRSRYLNVYNTFGELLGLGVIPVVNENDTVAVDELKFGDNDTLSALVASLVQADWLFLLTDVDRLYSADPRSVPDARPIALVSNMKELAELGIQTGTQGSQWGTGGMVTKISAARIAIAAGVRTVITEGRFPGNIKKILQGEPLGTHFQPQPEPTSARKRWIAYGLLPAGKLYLDAGAIAAIAQAGKSLLAAGIKAVEGEFDTQEAVQLCDTSGNEIARGLVNYSSDELQKIRGCHSREIPTILGYIGAETVVHRDNLVLT from the coding sequence ATGACCAAAACAATTGTTGTCAAAATCGGCACTTCTAGCCTCACTCAACCAGGAACTGGACAACTGGCACTTTCAACTATTGCCACCTTGGTGGAAACACTTTGTTATTTGAGGCAGCAAGATCATCGGGTGATTTTAGTATCCTCTGGTGCTGTGGGAGTAGGTTGTGCGCGGTTAGGCTTAACCGAACGTCCGAAAGCGATCGCTTTGAAACAGGCAGTAGCAGCAGTAGGACAAGGCCGATTAATGCGCGTATATGACGATTTATTTACGACTTTACAACAGCCAATTGCCCAGGTTTTGCTGACTCGCAGCGATTTAGTACAGCGCAGCCGTTATCTCAACGTCTACAACACCTTTGGGGAACTGCTGGGACTGGGAGTGATTCCCGTGGTGAATGAGAATGATACGGTAGCAGTGGATGAACTAAAATTTGGTGATAATGACACCCTCTCAGCATTGGTTGCCAGTTTAGTACAAGCAGATTGGCTATTTTTGCTCACCGATGTAGATAGGCTTTACTCAGCCGATCCGCGTTCTGTACCCGACGCCCGGCCCATCGCTTTGGTGAGTAACATGAAAGAATTAGCAGAATTAGGCATACAAACAGGTACTCAGGGTTCCCAATGGGGTACTGGCGGTATGGTGACAAAAATTTCCGCAGCTAGAATTGCGATCGCAGCGGGAGTGCGTACCGTGATTACCGAAGGGCGATTTCCTGGCAATATCAAAAAAATTTTACAAGGCGAACCGCTGGGGACTCACTTTCAGCCACAACCAGAACCAACTTCTGCCCGTAAACGTTGGATAGCTTACGGACTATTGCCTGCTGGGAAATTATATTTAGATGCAGGTGCGATCGCAGCGATCGCCCAGGCAGGAAAATCATTGTTAGCAGCGGGAATTAAAGCTGTAGAAGGAGAGTTTGATACTCAAGAAGCAGTGCAATTGTGCGACACTAGCGGTAACGAAATTGCCAGAGGACTTGTGAATTATAGCAGCGATGAACTACAAAAGATTCGTGGTTGTCATTCTAGAGAAATTCCCACGATTTTGGGCTATATAGGTGCAGAAACAGTGGTTCACCGAGATAATTTAGTTCTCACTTAA
- the ruvX gene encoding Holliday junction resolvase RuvX encodes MSSRRINVTPQEQPKPFISALGLDVGSKRVGVAGCDRTGLIATGITTVDRTTFDKDVEQIRQIVNEREVQVLVIGLPYSMDGSLGFQARQVQKFATRLAKALKLPLEYVDERLTSFQAEQLLIAENRSPSRNKGLIDRKAASLILQQWLDTRRASFKSNVVAVEY; translated from the coding sequence ATGTCAAGCAGGAGAATTAATGTGACACCCCAAGAGCAACCAAAACCGTTTATTTCCGCGTTGGGGTTAGATGTCGGTAGCAAGCGTGTTGGTGTGGCGGGATGCGATCGCACTGGTTTGATTGCCACAGGTATCACCACAGTCGATCGCACAACTTTTGACAAAGATGTTGAGCAAATACGACAAATAGTTAATGAGCGTGAAGTGCAAGTTTTGGTAATCGGTTTGCCTTATTCAATGGATGGTTCTTTAGGTTTTCAAGCGCGTCAAGTGCAGAAATTTGCCACTAGACTTGCTAAGGCTCTGAAATTACCCCTGGAATATGTAGATGAACGGTTAACATCATTTCAAGCAGAACAACTGCTAATAGCTGAAAACCGCTCACCATCACGCAATAAAGGTTTGATTGACCGTAAGGCAGCATCTTTAATATTGCAACAATGGCTCGATACAAGACGAGCCAGTTTCAAGAGCAACGTGGTAGCCGTAGAGTATTGA
- a CDS encoding DUF3727 domain-containing protein produces the protein MSSSPFPEENDRAQEGTITLSDETGRTLECYIEHSLSVDEQEYVLLLPVDSPIEIFAWQGEDEEEEAILVDDDAVIEELFSTAEAVLAEQNLTLKHTAYALTVAGELPPAEESELFTLEIEDEEADLEPEQLQLLASFYFEEQEYAIYTPLDPLLFFARISKTGQPVLLSPEEFREVQPLLEEHLFNVE, from the coding sequence ATGTCTTCCTCCCCATTTCCTGAAGAAAATGATCGCGCTCAAGAAGGTACTATCACCTTGAGCGATGAAACAGGGCGAACTCTCGAATGTTATATTGAGCATTCGCTCTCAGTTGATGAACAAGAATACGTTTTATTGCTTCCTGTGGACTCACCTATCGAAATTTTTGCTTGGCAAGGTGAAGATGAGGAAGAAGAGGCGATTCTAGTAGACGATGATGCCGTCATTGAAGAACTTTTTAGCACTGCTGAAGCTGTCTTAGCCGAGCAAAATCTGACATTAAAGCACACTGCCTATGCTTTGACGGTGGCGGGTGAATTACCCCCTGCTGAAGAATCAGAACTTTTCACCTTAGAAATCGAAGACGAAGAGGCAGATTTAGAGCCAGAGCAACTACAGCTACTTGCTAGCTTCTATTTTGAAGAGCAAGAGTATGCCATTTATACTCCTCTAGATCCACTGCTGTTTTTTGCACGCATTTCAAAAACAGGTCAACCTGTATTATTGTCTCCAGAGGAGTTTCGCGAAGTACAACCACTTTTAGAAGAACACCTTTTTAATGTGGAATAA